A single region of the Cronobacter condimenti 1330 genome encodes:
- a CDS encoding SDR family NAD(P)-dependent oxidoreductase, translated as MDLQLNGKTAVVTAATAGIGLAIARRLAQEGAAVTLTGRDSAKLAAAVAAIEAAAPGGRVTGVLADVSTVEGVATLVAHQPQTDILVNNLGFYEATPFAEIDDEAWLRMFDVNVMSGVRLSRHYFPAMLKSNWGRVIFISSEVGAFTPPDMIHYGVSKSAQLAVSRGMAELTKGTGVTVNSILPSATRSEGIMDYLRQTAPQPDMTDAQIEANFFATYRPSSLIARMIDADEIAAMVALLASPLGAASNGAAVRVEGGTFRSIL; from the coding sequence ATGGATTTGCAACTGAACGGCAAAACGGCGGTAGTCACGGCAGCCACGGCGGGGATTGGCCTGGCCATTGCCCGCAGGCTGGCACAGGAAGGCGCGGCGGTGACCCTCACCGGGCGCGACAGCGCGAAGCTTGCCGCCGCGGTCGCTGCAATTGAGGCCGCTGCGCCCGGCGGGCGTGTTACCGGCGTGCTGGCGGATGTCAGTACCGTGGAGGGCGTCGCGACGCTTGTGGCCCATCAGCCACAGACGGATATTCTGGTGAACAATCTGGGCTTTTATGAGGCAACGCCGTTTGCGGAAATTGATGACGAGGCGTGGCTGCGGATGTTTGACGTTAATGTGATGTCCGGGGTGCGGCTCTCCCGCCACTATTTTCCTGCGATGCTTAAGAGCAACTGGGGGCGCGTTATTTTTATCTCCAGCGAAGTGGGGGCGTTTACACCGCCGGACATGATCCACTACGGGGTGAGCAAATCGGCTCAGCTTGCGGTGTCTCGCGGTATGGCGGAACTCACCAAAGGTACCGGGGTTACGGTCAACAGCATATTGCCCTCGGCCACCCGCTCAGAAGGGATTATGGATTATCTGCGTCAGACTGCCCCACAGCCAGACATGACGGATGCGCAGATTGAGGCGAATTTCTTTGCGACTTACCGCCCCAGCTCGCTGATTGCACGTATGATCGACGCCGATGAAATTGCCGCGATGGTCGCGCTACTGGCAAGCCCGCTGGGTGCTGCCTCCAACGGTGCGGCGGTGCGCGTCGAAGGCGGCACCTTCCGTTCGATTCTGTAA